Proteins encoded by one window of Chryseobacterium sp. POL2:
- a CDS encoding TonB-dependent siderophore receptor, whose amino-acid sequence MNKNIIALGLITISGFAFGQMKYEVVSDTARIQQIEDVLLHKTGNPNKAKPLSYKANLTMMETPQPIAIVTHEVIEEQQAKQLSDVLQNVNGVYITSSRGNSQDSFGGRGFILGNDNIFKNGSRVNSGVFPEISGLERVEVLKGANAMMYGNTAAGGVINMITKKPRFHFGGSASMNVGSWNSYKPTVDVYGPLSKNVAARINMAYEHADSFRDIVSSDKFYVNPSFIFNLGEKSQLIVEADYLKNDSTPDFGIGSIINTDKSYKLNDMLPINAFLGTPWQYQNVQQTSTTVTYKRQLSDKWTLDAIASYQNYTKDYFSTERVSWETTADNRYRYKRNLSKTYSEQNYGSVQVNLNGEFNTGKIGHKVLIGADGDFGQSDSFTFFNPANNKEYGTSYIYGNNGSPTDLLYLDDPSTWVSGTMPDSKTFGKTRTTSRRLGVYAQDFISLSKTFKVIAGLRWSYVENMPSLKTQYAVAGKAYGKTIVKNSQTSDQAISPKLGLVYMPNDNLSIFATYTNSFSNNVGIDINNEGLKPTNIDQYEVGAKKNFWNNAVALNLSVYQIIYQNYYQNALDENGNQIDPSGMLKEYSGKMRSRGVELDITGNPTPNLSIIGGFSYNNAVYLDTPETTGYVEKQRLVRTPATTANLSVFYKFTDQLKGLKLGAGAYYIGDRLAGWNDTKNGGSSSLDGRNGVSRIFELKDYTTVYFSAGYEWKKFMIQAKVNNIFDVVNYNVHENYSVNPIAPRNFYVTLTYKL is encoded by the coding sequence ATGAATAAGAATATAATTGCATTAGGTTTAATCACAATTTCTGGTTTCGCATTTGGCCAGATGAAATATGAAGTCGTAAGCGATACAGCAAGGATTCAACAGATTGAAGATGTGCTTTTGCATAAAACTGGTAATCCAAACAAAGCAAAACCTCTGTCGTATAAGGCCAATCTCACGATGATGGAAACGCCACAACCTATTGCAATTGTAACCCATGAAGTTATTGAAGAACAACAAGCCAAACAGTTAAGCGATGTCTTACAAAATGTAAATGGCGTTTATATCACATCATCTCGTGGAAACTCGCAAGATAGTTTTGGTGGGCGAGGTTTTATTTTAGGAAACGACAATATTTTCAAAAACGGAAGTCGCGTTAACAGTGGTGTTTTTCCAGAAATTTCTGGACTAGAGCGTGTTGAGGTTCTTAAAGGTGCCAACGCGATGATGTACGGCAATACCGCTGCTGGTGGTGTTATTAATATGATTACTAAAAAACCTCGTTTCCACTTTGGAGGAAGTGCTAGTATGAACGTGGGAAGTTGGAATAGCTACAAGCCAACAGTCGATGTCTATGGACCACTTTCTAAAAATGTTGCTGCGAGAATCAATATGGCGTATGAACATGCTGATAGTTTCAGAGATATTGTTAGTTCGGATAAATTCTATGTTAATCCATCATTTATATTTAATCTTGGAGAGAAATCCCAATTGATTGTTGAAGCGGATTATCTTAAAAATGATTCAACGCCTGATTTTGGAATCGGAAGTATCATTAATACCGATAAGAGTTATAAACTGAATGATATGCTTCCTATAAATGCTTTTTTGGGAACACCTTGGCAGTATCAAAATGTTCAACAAACGTCAACCACTGTTACTTACAAACGCCAGTTAAGCGATAAGTGGACGCTAGACGCAATTGCATCTTACCAAAATTATACGAAAGACTATTTCTCAACAGAGCGGGTTTCTTGGGAAACAACGGCTGATAACAGATATAGATATAAAAGAAATCTTTCCAAAACATATAGCGAGCAAAACTACGGATCTGTTCAGGTTAACTTAAATGGAGAATTTAATACAGGAAAAATTGGGCACAAAGTTCTAATAGGTGCCGATGGCGACTTTGGACAATCGGATTCGTTCACGTTCTTTAATCCTGCTAATAATAAAGAATACGGAACATCCTATATCTACGGGAATAACGGAAGCCCAACAGACTTGCTGTATCTGGATGATCCATCAACTTGGGTTTCGGGAACCATGCCAGACTCAAAAACTTTTGGCAAAACCAGAACAACATCAAGAAGACTCGGTGTTTATGCACAAGATTTCATTAGCCTTAGCAAAACCTTCAAAGTTATTGCAGGACTTCGTTGGTCGTATGTTGAAAACATGCCGTCTTTAAAAACACAATATGCCGTAGCAGGAAAGGCTTATGGTAAGACAATTGTCAAAAATTCGCAAACGTCGGACCAAGCTATTTCTCCTAAGCTAGGACTTGTATATATGCCGAATGATAACTTGTCCATTTTTGCAACTTATACCAATTCCTTTTCAAATAATGTTGGGATAGATATTAATAATGAAGGCTTGAAACCTACCAATATCGATCAGTACGAAGTAGGCGCGAAAAAGAATTTTTGGAACAATGCAGTAGCGCTCAACCTTTCTGTTTATCAAATTATTTATCAAAATTATTATCAAAATGCCTTGGATGAAAATGGCAACCAAATTGATCCATCGGGCATGTTAAAAGAATACTCAGGCAAAATGAGAAGCCGCGGTGTAGAACTGGATATTACAGGTAACCCAACACCCAATCTTTCAATAATAGGAGGTTTCTCGTACAACAACGCTGTCTATCTGGATACGCCCGAAACAACAGGCTATGTCGAAAAACAAAGATTGGTAAGAACACCAGCTACAACAGCCAATTTGTCGGTGTTTTATAAATTCACAGACCAGCTAAAAGGGCTTAAACTGGGTGCAGGAGCCTATTATATCGGTGATCGTCTTGCCGGGTGGAACGATACCAAAAACGGTGGCTCTTCTAGCCTGGATGGCCGTAATGGCGTAAGTCGCATTTTTGAACTGAAAGACTATACGACGGTCTATTTCTCAGCAGGCTACGAGTGGAAGAAATTCATGATTCAGGCCAAAGTTAATAACATTTTTGATGTCGTTAATTATAACGTACACGAGAACTACTCGGTTAATCCAATTGCACCACGTAATTTCTATGTTACATTGACTTATAAGCTTTAA
- a CDS encoding PorV/PorQ family protein translates to MKKHLFFICLLLISLSNAQIIRKYSNEFLNIGAGARGLGMGGAVISNQEDVYAPMWNPAGLNGVERDWQASAMHAEYFESIAKYDYVAFAKSVENGVFGISLVRLGVDNILNTTQMIDPEGNIDYDKISSFSTADYAAILSYAFNPSGNHRLNIGVNAKIVYRNIGKFASGYGFGFDLGAIYKTDNGWNYGAMLRDATTTVNFWTINEKELSTIVNGEEFNPAPADKLEITMPKLNVGASRLFEINRDLKLLPEAGLNIDFAKTPSLISTDFASITPYAGAELAFQDMVFVRLGVNQFSNITDIESLKRKVSFQPSAGIGIKYKGLTLDYAITNSGIGGSNFYSNFFSLKLDMQAFRN, encoded by the coding sequence ATGAAGAAACATTTATTTTTTATATGCCTTTTGCTTATTAGTTTGTCGAATGCCCAAATCATTCGTAAGTATTCTAATGAATTTTTAAACATTGGCGCTGGCGCACGTGGTCTTGGTATGGGCGGTGCGGTAATCTCAAATCAAGAAGATGTCTATGCGCCGATGTGGAATCCCGCAGGGCTTAATGGTGTAGAACGCGATTGGCAAGCCTCCGCAATGCATGCCGAGTATTTTGAATCGATTGCCAAATACGATTATGTTGCTTTTGCCAAATCTGTTGAGAATGGTGTTTTTGGGATTTCTTTGGTACGTTTAGGGGTTGATAATATTCTTAACACAACCCAAATGATCGATCCAGAAGGCAATATCGATTATGATAAAATTTCATCTTTTTCGACTGCAGACTACGCCGCGATTTTGTCTTATGCGTTTAATCCATCTGGAAATCACCGATTGAATATCGGGGTTAATGCAAAAATCGTGTATCGTAATATCGGAAAATTCGCGAGTGGCTATGGATTCGGGTTCGATCTTGGTGCAATTTATAAAACAGATAATGGTTGGAACTATGGTGCAATGTTGCGCGATGCCACGACAACAGTCAATTTCTGGACGATTAACGAAAAAGAATTGTCAACTATTGTCAATGGGGAAGAATTTAACCCAGCGCCAGCCGACAAGTTGGAAATTACAATGCCAAAGCTGAATGTCGGAGCGAGTCGCCTTTTTGAAATCAACCGAGATTTGAAACTTTTGCCAGAAGCTGGACTTAATATTGATTTTGCTAAAACGCCTTCTTTAATATCAACAGATTTTGCAAGTATTACACCTTATGCTGGTGCTGAGCTAGCATTCCAAGATATGGTTTTTGTGAGATTGGGTGTTAATCAGTTCAGTAATATTACAGATATTGAAAGTTTAAAAAGGAAAGTTTCTTTTCAGCCAAGCGCTGGTATAGGTATTAAATATAAAGGCCTTACTTTGGACTATGCGATTACGAATTCCGGAATTGGAGGTTCCAATTTTTATTCAAACTTCTTTTCTCTAAAGCTTGATATGCAAGCTTTCCGAAACTAA
- a CDS encoding DMT family transporter, translated as MLSSHLVRLHLIVFLWGFTAILGKLIQIDAALLVFYRMLFTAFFLFIYLRFIKKESLKVDRKNLLRLIGIGSVMAAHWFFFFESIKVSNVSIALSCLSLSTLFAAFIEPIVFRRKIDWLEILIGIVIVGCILLIFNAEMKYKLGIFYGIICALCGTVFSVFNGKMYGKVSSGNIIFYEIFGGWAIISLFFLLTGQLSFLNEISMHDYALVILLASLFTAYPMFESIKLMKYISPFTLILTVNLEPVYGIILAFFIFGASEHMSPIFYIASAVMILSIVVNGLIKSKRRKKLATVEANKTID; from the coding sequence ATGTTAAGTTCGCATCTCGTTAGATTACACCTCATTGTTTTTTTGTGGGGATTCACCGCTATTTTAGGAAAATTAATTCAGATAGATGCTGCGTTATTGGTATTTTATAGGATGCTTTTTACAGCATTTTTTTTATTTATTTATTTAAGATTTATTAAAAAAGAAAGTCTGAAAGTAGATCGCAAAAACTTGCTGAGGTTAATTGGTATTGGTAGCGTAATGGCGGCACATTGGTTTTTCTTTTTCGAGTCGATAAAGGTGTCGAATGTTTCTATAGCCTTGTCGTGTTTGTCCCTGTCAACATTGTTTGCCGCTTTTATAGAGCCTATTGTATTTCGTAGAAAAATAGATTGGCTGGAAATATTGATTGGGATTGTTATTGTTGGCTGCATTTTACTCATTTTCAATGCTGAAATGAAATACAAATTGGGGATTTTCTACGGTATCATTTGTGCTTTGTGTGGAACTGTTTTTTCTGTTTTTAATGGTAAAATGTATGGCAAAGTATCGTCTGGTAATATTATTTTCTATGAGATATTTGGTGGATGGGCGATTATTTCATTGTTTTTTTTGCTAACAGGACAATTATCTTTCCTTAACGAAATAAGTATGCATGATTATGCGTTAGTAATTTTATTAGCGAGTTTGTTTACGGCGTATCCGATGTTTGAAAGTATTAAACTGATGAAGTATATTTCACCATTTACGTTGATATTAACAGTTAATCTTGAACCGGTCTATGGGATTATATTAGCTTTTTTTATCTTTGGCGCGTCAGAACATATGAGTCCGATATTTTATATCGCTTCTGCTGTTATGATTTTATCCATCGTAGTTAATGGTTTGATAAAGTCCAAAAGAAGAAAAAAACTAGCAACAGTCGAAGCCAACAAGACAATAGATTAA
- a CDS encoding TerC family protein, with protein sequence MEFLQIFASVDALIALLTLTFLEIILGIDNIIFISIVTGKLPQDQRKRATRIGLFLAMFMRIALLFGITWLIAMKASLFSINWGWFSANFTGQALILFAGGIFLIYKSTKEIHEKVDNKGEHEKELATSSGAKSFANIIFQILLIDLVFSVDSILTAVGMTNGVQGALPIMITAVVISVGVMMLFAVPVGNFVNQNPSIQILGLAFLILIGFMLLTESMHLSGAILGGQEVGAVPKGYLYFAIFFSLVVEFLNMRMRKKKA encoded by the coding sequence ATGGAATTTCTACAAATATTCGCCTCAGTAGATGCGCTCATCGCACTACTCACCTTAACTTTTCTAGAGATAATCCTCGGGATAGACAACATTATTTTCATCTCAATAGTTACTGGAAAATTACCACAAGACCAACGCAAGCGTGCAACCAGAATAGGACTTTTCCTTGCCATGTTTATGCGTATCGCTTTATTATTTGGGATCACTTGGCTCATCGCTATGAAAGCATCGCTCTTTAGCATCAATTGGGGTTGGTTCAGCGCAAACTTCACGGGACAAGCCCTGATACTTTTTGCCGGTGGTATATTCCTGATTTATAAAAGCACCAAAGAAATCCACGAAAAAGTGGACAACAAAGGCGAACACGAAAAAGAATTAGCCACAAGTTCTGGCGCAAAATCTTTCGCAAATATCATTTTCCAAATCCTTTTAATCGACTTGGTATTCTCGGTTGATAGCATCTTAACGGCAGTCGGGATGACCAATGGCGTACAGGGCGCACTACCTATTATGATAACTGCCGTTGTCATTTCCGTTGGTGTTATGATGTTGTTCGCGGTGCCAGTCGGTAATTTTGTTAATCAAAATCCATCTATCCAGATATTAGGTTTGGCCTTTTTAATTTTGATTGGTTTTATGCTTTTAACAGAAAGTATGCACCTATCAGGCGCGATTCTTGGCGGACAAGAAGTGGGCGCAGTGCCAAAAGGCTATTTGTATTTTGCCATATTCTTCTCTCTCGTTGTCGAATTCCTCAACATGAGAATGCGTAAGAAAAAAGCTTAA
- a CDS encoding acyl-CoA carboxylase subunit beta: MDLEFNKREDQNKLKLSEINRHYNKIKKGGGDKALQKQHDQGKLTARERIDYLLDKNTDSIEVGAFAGYDMYEEHGGCPSAGVVVVIGYVSGKQCIVVANDATVKAGAWFPITGKKNLRAQEIAMENRLPIIYLVDSAGVYLPMQDEIFPDKEMFGRIFRNNAKMSSAGIVQISAIMGSCVAGGAYLPIMSDEAMIVDGTGSIFLAGSYLVKAAIGESIDNESLGGATTHCSISGVTDYKAKDDKDALDRIKTIMKSIGSYDKAGFDRCESFPPKENPDNIFGIMPVGRSEQYDTFDIIKCLVDNSEYEEYKPDYGKSIICCTARIDGWSVGIVANQRKLVKSGKGEMQFGGVIYSDSADKATRFIANCNQRKIPLVFLQDVTGFMVGSKSEHGGIIKDGAKMVNAVSNSVVPKFTVITGNSYGAGNYAMCGKAYDPRLIVAWPWAELAVMGGQQAGTVLLQIQESALKKQGKQITEEERKEILDKIVANYNKQIDPKYAAARLWTDAIINPIDTRKWISMGIEAANHAPITEKFNLGVIQV; the protein is encoded by the coding sequence ATGGATTTAGAATTCAATAAACGAGAAGACCAAAACAAGCTGAAACTTTCAGAAATAAACAGGCACTATAATAAAATCAAAAAAGGTGGCGGTGACAAGGCTTTACAAAAGCAACACGACCAAGGCAAATTAACAGCCCGCGAACGTATCGACTATCTTTTGGACAAAAACACAGATAGCATAGAAGTAGGTGCTTTTGCTGGCTATGACATGTATGAAGAACATGGCGGATGCCCTTCTGCTGGCGTTGTCGTGGTAATAGGTTATGTGTCTGGAAAACAATGTATCGTGGTTGCCAACGATGCTACCGTAAAAGCAGGCGCTTGGTTCCCGATAACAGGAAAGAAAAACCTTCGTGCACAAGAAATCGCTATGGAAAACAGATTGCCAATTATCTATCTTGTAGATTCTGCAGGTGTATATCTTCCTATGCAAGACGAGATTTTCCCTGACAAAGAGATGTTCGGGCGGATCTTCCGCAACAATGCAAAAATGAGTTCTGCAGGCATTGTACAGATTTCGGCGATTATGGGAAGTTGTGTTGCAGGTGGCGCTTACCTTCCGATAATGAGTGACGAAGCCATGATTGTTGATGGTACAGGAAGTATTTTTTTAGCGGGAAGCTATCTTGTAAAAGCCGCAATTGGCGAATCCATAGACAACGAAAGCCTAGGCGGCGCAACGACACATTGCTCTATTTCTGGCGTTACAGACTACAAAGCTAAAGACGACAAAGACGCTTTGGACCGTATCAAAACGATTATGAAATCTATTGGCAGCTACGACAAAGCTGGTTTTGACAGATGCGAAAGCTTTCCACCAAAAGAAAACCCAGACAACATTTTTGGCATTATGCCTGTTGGTCGTTCTGAGCAATACGACACGTTTGATATTATCAAATGCCTTGTTGACAATTCCGAATACGAAGAATACAAACCAGACTATGGGAAAAGCATTATCTGTTGTACCGCAAGAATCGATGGCTGGAGTGTAGGCATTGTCGCCAATCAAAGAAAATTAGTAAAAAGCGGTAAAGGCGAAATGCAGTTTGGAGGTGTCATTTATTCGGACTCTGCAGATAAAGCAACGCGTTTTATCGCCAACTGTAACCAGCGAAAAATTCCTTTGGTATTCTTACAAGACGTTACGGGTTTTATGGTAGGTTCTAAATCTGAGCATGGCGGGATTATTAAAGATGGTGCGAAAATGGTGAACGCCGTTTCCAACTCTGTGGTTCCGAAATTCACCGTCATCACAGGAAATTCTTACGGCGCAGGAAACTATGCCATGTGTGGAAAAGCTTACGATCCTAGATTAATCGTTGCTTGGCCTTGGGCAGAGCTAGCTGTTATGGGCGGACAACAGGCAGGAACTGTTCTTCTCCAGATCCAAGAATCTGCACTTAAAAAACAAGGAAAACAGATTACAGAAGAAGAACGCAAAGAGATTTTAGACAAAATTGTTGCTAACTACAACAAACAAATTGATCCAAAATATGCAGCAGCAAGATTATGGACAGACGCAATCATCAACCCAATAGACACCAGAAAATGGATAAGCATGGGTATAGAAGCCGCTAACCATGCACCAATAACAGAAAAATTCAATCTAGGTGTGATACAAGTTTAG
- a CDS encoding DUF2089 family protein — protein MEMKLPIFCPSCESALRVSQMTCNNCPTTVNGDFDLPLYLKLNREDQNFILEFFLSSGSIKEMAKQANISYPTMRNKLDDLIEKINSLKS, from the coding sequence ATGGAAATGAAACTTCCTATTTTTTGTCCCAGTTGCGAATCTGCATTACGGGTTTCTCAAATGACTTGTAATAATTGTCCAACCACTGTGAATGGCGATTTTGATTTGCCTTTGTATCTAAAACTTAATAGAGAAGATCAAAATTTCATCTTAGAATTTTTCTTGAGCAGCGGCAGCATTAAAGAAATGGCGAAACAAGCCAATATCTCCTACCCTACAATGCGCAACAAATTGGACGACCTTATCGAAAAAATAAATTCATTAAAATCTTAA
- a CDS encoding alpha/beta hydrolase family protein: MKQQFLILAFLLTVFFINAQNIIGSWKGEIEFSGQKLTLIFNLTGSPDNLKATMDSPMQGAKDIPIQKASFIGKQLNINAENLGITYLGILKDNKIYGKFMQSGLSFDLILTPFDTKNTSVFNRPQTPKPPFDYPMEEVSFVNPNDKNILAGTLILPKDKKNFPIVVLITGSGKQNRDEELFGHKPFAVIADDFAKKGIGTLRLDDRGVGSSSEGNINDTSTNYAEDIGAAVDFLVKKAYKNIGLVGHSEGGMIAPMVAVKNPNVKFIISLAGPGVPINELMYQQNEDILKQMQLPEDIIKKDLSNKKLMFDYLATYNGKNIKSDFDNFLTIKLSGISEQEKKAYLELTMPWMLYFIQYKPSENWSKIKIPVLALNGNLDTQVAAKPNLDAIKTALIKAKNKNFKTKEILGANHLFQTAKTGSPNEYSQIEETFSPKVLDIMSEWILNLK, translated from the coding sequence ATGAAACAACAATTTTTAATATTAGCATTTTTATTGACGGTGTTTTTTATAAATGCCCAAAATATTATTGGTAGCTGGAAAGGGGAAATTGAATTTTCTGGACAAAAATTAACCTTAATTTTCAATCTAACAGGAAGTCCAGACAATCTAAAAGCTACTATGGACAGCCCAATGCAAGGAGCAAAAGATATCCCAATACAAAAAGCAAGTTTTATTGGTAAACAACTTAATATTAATGCAGAAAACCTAGGCATTACGTATTTAGGAATTTTAAAAGACAATAAAATCTATGGGAAGTTTATGCAAAGTGGATTGAGTTTTGATCTTATATTAACACCATTTGACACTAAAAACACTTCTGTTTTTAACCGTCCACAAACTCCAAAACCTCCATTTGATTATCCTATGGAAGAAGTAAGTTTTGTAAACCCAAATGATAAAAATATTTTAGCAGGGACTTTAATCCTCCCAAAAGACAAAAAAAACTTCCCTATCGTTGTTTTAATAACTGGTTCTGGAAAACAAAATAGAGATGAAGAACTATTCGGACATAAGCCTTTTGCTGTTATTGCTGATGATTTTGCGAAAAAAGGAATTGGAACTTTAAGACTAGATGACCGTGGAGTTGGCAGTTCCAGCGAAGGAAATATCAATGATACTTCAACGAATTATGCAGAGGATATTGGTGCAGCTGTAGATTTTTTAGTAAAAAAAGCTTATAAAAACATTGGACTTGTTGGTCACAGCGAAGGTGGAATGATTGCACCAATGGTTGCAGTTAAAAATCCAAATGTCAAATTTATCATTTCATTGGCGGGTCCAGGAGTTCCAATAAATGAATTGATGTATCAGCAAAATGAAGATATTTTAAAACAAATGCAACTTCCAGAAGACATTATCAAAAAGGATTTGAGCAATAAAAAGTTAATGTTCGATTATCTGGCTACTTATAATGGAAAAAACATTAAATCTGATTTTGATAATTTCTTAACTATAAAACTATCAGGAATTTCAGAACAAGAAAAGAAAGCTTACTTAGAACTCACAATGCCTTGGATGTTGTATTTTATTCAATATAAACCTTCGGAAAATTGGTCTAAAATTAAAATACCAGTATTGGCTCTTAATGGAAATCTTGATACACAAGTTGCAGCAAAGCCTAATCTTGACGCTATAAAAACAGCTTTAATAAAAGCAAAAAACAAGAATTTCAAAACTAAAGAAATCTTAGGTGCTAACCATTTATTTCAAACTGCAAAAACCGGAAGTCCCAACGAATATTCACAAATTGAAGAAACATTCTCACCGAAAGTTTTAGACATAATGAGTGAGTGGATTTTAAATTTAAAATAA
- a CDS encoding HAD family hydrolase: protein MPLKAVLFDMDGVIVDTEPLHRKAYFGMFDYYNMTVDDALFSTFTGRTTDSVCLELIERFNIQADKYDLIKKKRDIFKVLFDNDPEFDLIPGVKKLIQHYFDNDIKLVLASSASSITIEMVFEKFELDPYFIGKISGAELKESKPNPEIFLKAASIANEPIENCMVIEDSTNGILASHRAEIFCAAYKSEHTLQQDYALANILVADFKDLELEKISQYFN from the coding sequence ATGCCTTTAAAAGCTGTTTTATTCGATATGGATGGTGTTATTGTGGATACCGAGCCACTGCATCGCAAGGCTTATTTTGGGATGTTTGATTATTACAATATGACCGTAGATGATGCATTGTTCAGCACTTTTACAGGTCGCACAACAGATAGCGTTTGTCTAGAACTTATCGAGCGTTTTAACATCCAAGCTGATAAATATGATTTGATAAAAAAGAAACGCGATATTTTCAAAGTTTTGTTCGACAATGACCCTGAATTTGATTTAATTCCAGGAGTAAAAAAATTAATTCAACATTATTTTGATAATGATATTAAATTGGTTTTGGCTTCTTCAGCAAGTAGCATAACTATTGAAATGGTTTTTGAAAAGTTTGAATTAGATCCCTATTTTATCGGAAAAATTAGTGGTGCAGAACTAAAAGAATCGAAACCCAATCCCGAAATATTTTTAAAAGCAGCCAGCATTGCCAATGAACCTATTGAAAACTGCATGGTAATTGAGGATTCTACTAATGGTATTTTAGCTTCTCACAGAGCTGAAATTTTCTGCGCCGCTTATAAAAGCGAACATACTTTACAACAAGATTATGCTCTAGCCAATATTTTGGTTGCCGATTTTAAAGATTTGGAATTGGAAAAAATTTCTCAATATTTTAATTAA
- a CDS encoding arginine decarboxylase, with protein MKIKYSELIDQTLYFPTQEFNVEENKLTFHDIPLMDVVEQYGTPLKLNYLPKISHNIQRAKSWFREAFEKHGYEKNYRYCYCTKSSHFAFVLEEAIKNDISIETSSAFDMDIVKSLHTKGKVDKNIEVICNGFKTDDYLMKISEMINSGFENITPILDNYRELDKLTESIDTTFNIGIRIASEEEPKFEFYTSRLGIGYRDIIPYYSQKIADHPNARLKMLHFFINTGIKDTAYYWNELYKCLRVYARLKKIAPEVDSLNIGGGFPIKTSLNFDYDYQYMIDEIVSQIKKFCDEEGVEAPNIYTEFGSFTVGESGATLYRVISQKRQNDREKWNMIDSSFMTTLPDTWAISRHFIMLPLNRWDDTYERVFLGGLTCDSDDYYNSEQHTNAIYLPVYNDTRPLYIGFFHTGAYQDTISGYGGVHHCLIPQPKHILIDQDEEGNFIYKVFQEEQQPQDILKLLGY; from the coding sequence ATGAAAATAAAATATTCGGAGTTAATTGACCAGACTCTTTATTTTCCAACACAAGAATTCAATGTTGAGGAGAATAAATTGACCTTCCACGATATTCCTTTAATGGACGTTGTTGAACAATACGGAACCCCTTTAAAACTCAATTATCTTCCGAAAATTTCTCACAATATCCAACGTGCCAAATCTTGGTTCAGAGAAGCTTTTGAAAAGCATGGATACGAAAAAAATTACCGATATTGTTATTGTACAAAATCAAGCCATTTTGCTTTCGTTTTGGAAGAAGCTATTAAAAATGATATTTCTATCGAAACCTCTTCGGCTTTTGATATGGACATCGTTAAAAGTCTCCATACAAAAGGAAAAGTAGATAAAAATATCGAAGTAATTTGTAATGGTTTTAAAACCGATGATTATTTAATGAAAATTTCGGAAATGATCAATTCTGGTTTTGAAAATATTACACCCATTTTGGACAATTATCGTGAGCTTGATAAGCTGACAGAAAGCATTGATACAACTTTTAACATCGGAATTCGTATCGCTTCTGAGGAAGAACCGAAATTCGAATTTTATACCTCTCGTTTAGGAATTGGGTATCGTGATATTATCCCATATTATAGTCAGAAGATAGCGGATCACCCTAATGCAAGACTAAAAATGTTACATTTCTTCATTAATACAGGTATAAAAGATACCGCCTATTATTGGAACGAATTGTACAAATGTCTTCGCGTGTACGCACGTTTGAAAAAAATTGCGCCAGAAGTAGACTCTTTAAATATTGGTGGAGGTTTCCCAATAAAAACCTCTCTTAATTTTGATTACGATTATCAATATATGATTGATGAGATTGTTTCTCAAATTAAAAAATTCTGTGATGAAGAAGGCGTGGAAGCACCAAATATCTACACCGAATTTGGTAGTTTTACTGTTGGGGAAAGCGGTGCTACACTTTATCGTGTGATTTCTCAGAAGCGTCAAAACGATAGAGAAAAATGGAATATGATTGACTCGTCATTTATGACAACATTGCCAGATACTTGGGCAATTTCTCGTCACTTTATCATGTTGCCACTTAACCGTTGGGACGATACTTATGAAAGGGTGTTTTTAGGAGGCTTAACTTGTGATTCAGATGACTATTATAACTCTGAACAGCATACCAATGCCATTTATCTTCCTGTCTATAACGACACAAGGCCATTATATATTGGGTTTTTCCATACGGGCGCGTACCAAGATACCATTAGTGGTTATGGCGGTGTTCACCATTGTTTAATTCCACAACCGAAACATATCCTGATCGATCAAGATGAAGAAGGTAATTTTATATACAAAGTCTTTCAGGAAGAGCAACAACCTCAAGATATACTGAAACTTTTAGGTTATTAA